The Chanodichthys erythropterus isolate Z2021 chromosome 14, ASM2448905v1, whole genome shotgun sequence genome window below encodes:
- the tmprss3a gene encoding transmembrane protease serine 3 produces the protein MEILIGACVLITLIIVFGIGLGVGMSCAGKFRCGSSGCISMLLQCDGHSDCEHGEDELSCVRLSGKSSVLQVLTNGVWRTVCADNWDSDLSLSACKQLGYSRFIEAKALPLSSIEQDLQSNLVSISLNHTSSQQAIKIHNVTNFSKSQCSLGKVTTLKCIACGSRPRFNARIVGGNLSVEGQFPWQVSLHLQNVHMCGGSIISSRWILTAAHCVYEYAYPVLWTVYVGLIEQPVSTVQSLAVEKIIFHRRYRPKGLDHDIALMKLLQPLIFNGFVEPICLPNFGEEFADGKMCWISGWGAIFDGGEGSDSMLSARVPLISNKACSHPEVYQGYISPGMICAGYLEGGTDSCQGDSGGPLACEDSSVWKLVGATSWGQGCAEKNKPGVYTRITQSLTWIRLQMEREEMQHPSTISSDY, from the exons ATGGAGATACTGATTGGAGCTTGTGTCCTGATTACCCTCATTATTGTGTTTGGAATTGGACTGGGCG TTGGCATGAGCTGTGCGGGGAAGTTTCGATGTGGCTCCTCTGGCTgtattagcatgttgctacagTGTGACGGGCATTCTGACTGTGAACACGGAGAAGATGAGCTCAGCTGTG TGCGTCTGAGTGGGAAGAGCTCTGTACTGCAGGTGCTCACTAATGGAGTCTGGAGAACCGTTTGTGCTGATAACTGGGACTCTGACCTTTCCCTCTCTGCTTGCAAACAGCTTGGCTATTCTAG ATTTATAGAGGCAAAAGCTCTTCCTCTGTCGTCAATTGAGCAGGACTTACAAAGTAACCTGGTGTCAATAAGTTTGAACCACACAAGTTCCCAGCAAGCTATCAAGATACACAACGTTACTAATTTCAG TAAATCCCAGTGTAGTCTGGGGAAGGTAACAACACTTAAGTGCATAG CTTGTGGATCCAGACCTAGGTTCAATGCTCGTATAGTTGGCGGTAACCTATCAGTTGAGGGCCAGTTCCCCTGGCAGGTGAGCCTTCACCTTCAGAACGTGCACATGTGTGGAGGCTCCATCATATCATCTCGCTGGATACTGACTGCTGCACATTGTGTGTACGA GTATGCATACCCTGTGCTTTGGACCGTCTATGTGGGATTGATAGAACAGCCGGTGAGCACAGTGCAGTCTCTCGCCGTGGAGAAGATCATCTTTCACCGTCGCTACAGACCCAAGGGCTTGGACCATGACATTGCTCTGATGAAACTGTTGCAGCCCCTCATCTTTAATG GTTTTGTGGAGCCTATCTGTCTGCCGAACTTTGGGGAGGAGTTTGCGGATGGTAAAATGTGCTGGATCTCAGGATGGGGTGCCATATTTGATGGTG GTGAAGGGAGTGATTCAATGCTTTCAGCACGAGTCCCACTCATCTCTAACAAGGCCTGCAGTCATCCGGAGGTTTACCAAGGCTATATATCTCCAGGCATGATCTGTGCAGGGTACCTGGAGGGGGGAACAGACTCCTGCCAG GGTGACAGTGGTGGTCCACTGGCTTGTGAGGATTCCTCAGTCTGGAAATTGGTGGGGGCCACAAGCTGGGGACAAGGCTGTGCCGAAAAGAACAAACCTGGGGTTTACACACGCATCACACAGTCCCTCACCTGGATACGTCTGCAGATggag aGAGAAGAAATGCAGCACCCTTCTACTATCAGCTCTGATTATTGA